Proteins from a single region of Eretmochelys imbricata isolate rEreImb1 chromosome 20, rEreImb1.hap1, whole genome shotgun sequence:
- the LOC144277663 gene encoding uncharacterized protein LOC144277663 isoform X1, whose protein sequence is MEEPCVSTLRDPSKWLNPRGACKADHQILSQTEVETPQREGTGKAERTGGDVSQQIQPGAGGNPVEQDHHASTTALENSTKRDLQDVTTRRPGGDISQQSLCGAGENPTERDLLDPLASRHPSACADCGKTFSLSSNLLRHRRAHLGQKPYRCVECGKAFAQSQHLLAHQRVHTGERPFLCTQCGKSFSQSQHLRTHRQTHGGQRPHQCPECGQSFSQTSNLLKHRRGHLGHKPFQCAQCGKGFGESSTLIRHQRTHTGERPYRCPACGKAFSQSSNLLKHQRTHTGERPYRCEQCGKAFGKSSAAILHQRTHTGERPYPCPQCGKRFSQRPHLAAHCRVHTGEKPFACPQCGRIFSQSATLSRHRRTHRQEGEQAGEVPRPGGDRGAEKEAPCESSARRGERVAEEHQYGYSGL, encoded by the exons ATGGAAGAACCCTGTGTCTCAACTCTCCGGGACCCCAGCAAATGGCTGAATCCAAGAGGTGCCTGCAAAG CAGATCACCAGATCCTGAGCCAAACTGAGGTGGAGACCCCGCAGCGGGAAGGCACTGGGaaagcagagagaactggaggGGACGTCTCACAGCAgatccagcctggggcagggggaaaccCTGTGGAGCAGGATCACCATGCCTCCACCACCGCACTGGAAAACTCCACAAAGCGGGATCTCCAAGATGTCACCACCAGGAGACCTGGAGGGGACATCTCCCAGCAGAGcttgtgtggggctggggaaaaCCCCACTGAGCGGGATCTCCTAGACCCACTGGCATCCCGGCATCCCAGCGCCTGTGCCGACTGCGGGAAAACCTTCAGCCTGAGCTCGAATTTGCTGCGTCACCGTCGTGCCCACCTGGGTCAGAAGCCCTACCGGTGCGTTGAATGCGGCAAGGCCtttgcccagagccagcacctccTGGCCCACCAGCGGGTCCACACGGGCGAGCGTCCCTTCCTCTGCACccagtgcgggaagagcttctcccagagccagcacctgcGCACCCACCGGCAGACCCACGGGGGCCAGCGGCCCCACCAGTGCCCCGAGTGCGGGCAGAGCTTCAGCCAGACCTCCAACCTCCTCAAACACCGGCGGGGTCACCTGGGCCACAAGCCTTTCCAGTGCGCCCAGTGCGGCAAAGGGTTCGGGGAGAGCTCCACCCTGATCCGccaccagcgcacccacaccgGCGAGCGGCCCTACCGCTGCCCGGCCTGTGGCAAGGccttcagccagagctccaacCTCCTCAagcaccagcgcacccacaccgGCGAGCGGCCCTACCGCTGCGAGCAGTGCGGCAAGGCCTTCGGCAAGAGCTCCGCCGCCATCCtgcaccagcgcacccacaccggcgagcggccctacccctgcccccagtgcggCAAGCGCTTCAGCCAGCGCCCCCACCTGGCCGCCCACTGCCGCGTCCACACCGGCGAGAAGCCCTTCGCCTGCCCCCAGTGCGGCCGCATCTTCAGCCAGAGCGCCACCCTGAGCCGGCACCGCCGCACGCACcggcaggagggggagcaggcaggggaggtGCCCCGGCCGGGAGGAGACAGGGGGGCGGAGAAGGAGGCGCCGTGCGAGAGCAGTGCGCGGCGGGGGGAGCGCGTGGCCGAGGAGCACCAATAC GGCTACTCTGGCCTGTGA
- the LOC144277859 gene encoding uncharacterized protein LOC144277859: protein MSEVWPEWSDSCLDALSVPADVEVSNGNKDVDHHPGGPEEAEPLSVLGRRSKEYVAQHSCQGEACEDQHSSERNQTSRPEKRQGKSDLAEREYKDLLAHPPCHKKEKAYKCLQCGKSFYQSAALIRHQLIHSEDQPYKCPDCGKTFTQSSHLVYHQGTHTGEQPYRCGENFNQSSHLGYHQKTHAREQPYECEECGKGFYQSSHFVYHQRSHWGERPYWCWDCGKSFCLSSNLLTHQRIHTGERSYQCRECGKGFYQSSHFVYHQGTHTGEWPYKCPGCGRSFSLSSNLLKHQKIHVGDRPYKCSQCGKSFGLNSNLIKHQRVHTGEKLHLCADCGRSFWWCSALIQHQRTHTGEQPYKCTQCGKCFSQSSNLIQNRRIHVDEGPGSPP, encoded by the exons ATGTCGGAGGTGTGGCCAGAAT GGAGTGACTCGTGCCTGGACGCTCTTTCTGTTCCAGCAGATGTTGAGGTCAGTAATGGCAACAAGGATGTAGATCATCATCCAGGAGGCCCTGAGGAGGCAGAACCGCTTAGTGTATTGGGCAGAAGGTCCAAAGAGTATGTTGCCCAGCATTCTTGCCAAGGGGAAGCCTGCGAGGACCAACACAGTTCGGAAAGGAATCAGACAAGCCGTCCAGAGAAGAGGCAAGGGAAATCTGATCTGGCTGAAAGGGAATATAAAGACCTCCTCGCCCACCCTCCTTGCCACAAAAAAGAGAAGGCCTACAAATGTctgcagtgtgggaaaagcttctaCCAAAGCGCGGCCCTCATTCGACACCAGTTAATCCACTCAGAAGACCAACCCTACAAGTGTCCTGACTGCGGGAAGACCTTCACGCAGAGCTCACACCTGGTGTACCACCAGGGGACCCACACAGGAGAGCAACCCTACCGATGCGGAGAGAACTTCAACCAGAGCTCGCATTTGGGGTACCACCAGAAAACCCACGCCAGGGAGCAACCCTATGAATGTGAGGAGTGCGGGAAGGGCTTCTACCAGAGCTCACACTTTGTTTACCACCAGCGCAGCCACTGGGGAGAGCGACCCTACTGGTGTTGGGATTGCGGTAAGAGCTTCTGCCTGAGCTCCAACCTTCTCACCCACCAGAGGATCCACACTGGAGAGCGATCCTATCAATGCCGGGAGTGTGGGAAGGGCTTCTACCAGAGCTCTCACTTCGTGTACCACCAGGGGACCCACACGGGCGAGTGGCCCTACAAATGCCCCGGGTGTGGGAGGAGCTTCAGCCTGAGCTCCAACCTTCTGAAGCATCAGAAGATCCATGTGGGAGACAGACCCTACAAATGCAGCCAGTGTGGGAAGAGCTTTGGTCTGAACTCGAACCTGATCAAGCATCAGAgggtccacacaggagagaaacttCATCTCTGCGCCGACTGCGGGAGGAGTTTCTGGTGGTGCTCCGCGCTCATCCAGCACCAGAGGACCCACACGGGGGAGCAGCCCTACAAGTGCACCCAGTGTGGAAAGTGCTTTAGTCAGAGCTCCAACCTGATCCAGAATCGACGGATCCATGTGGATGAGGGACCCGGTTCCCCTCCTTAA
- the LOC144277663 gene encoding uncharacterized protein LOC144277663 isoform X2, which yields MEEPCVSTLRDPSKWLNPRGACKDHQILSQTEVETPQREGTGKAERTGGDVSQQIQPGAGGNPVEQDHHASTTALENSTKRDLQDVTTRRPGGDISQQSLCGAGENPTERDLLDPLASRHPSACADCGKTFSLSSNLLRHRRAHLGQKPYRCVECGKAFAQSQHLLAHQRVHTGERPFLCTQCGKSFSQSQHLRTHRQTHGGQRPHQCPECGQSFSQTSNLLKHRRGHLGHKPFQCAQCGKGFGESSTLIRHQRTHTGERPYRCPACGKAFSQSSNLLKHQRTHTGERPYRCEQCGKAFGKSSAAILHQRTHTGERPYPCPQCGKRFSQRPHLAAHCRVHTGEKPFACPQCGRIFSQSATLSRHRRTHRQEGEQAGEVPRPGGDRGAEKEAPCESSARRGERVAEEHQYGYSGL from the exons ATGGAAGAACCCTGTGTCTCAACTCTCCGGGACCCCAGCAAATGGCTGAATCCAAGAGGTGCCTGCAAAG ATCACCAGATCCTGAGCCAAACTGAGGTGGAGACCCCGCAGCGGGAAGGCACTGGGaaagcagagagaactggaggGGACGTCTCACAGCAgatccagcctggggcagggggaaaccCTGTGGAGCAGGATCACCATGCCTCCACCACCGCACTGGAAAACTCCACAAAGCGGGATCTCCAAGATGTCACCACCAGGAGACCTGGAGGGGACATCTCCCAGCAGAGcttgtgtggggctggggaaaaCCCCACTGAGCGGGATCTCCTAGACCCACTGGCATCCCGGCATCCCAGCGCCTGTGCCGACTGCGGGAAAACCTTCAGCCTGAGCTCGAATTTGCTGCGTCACCGTCGTGCCCACCTGGGTCAGAAGCCCTACCGGTGCGTTGAATGCGGCAAGGCCtttgcccagagccagcacctccTGGCCCACCAGCGGGTCCACACGGGCGAGCGTCCCTTCCTCTGCACccagtgcgggaagagcttctcccagagccagcacctgcGCACCCACCGGCAGACCCACGGGGGCCAGCGGCCCCACCAGTGCCCCGAGTGCGGGCAGAGCTTCAGCCAGACCTCCAACCTCCTCAAACACCGGCGGGGTCACCTGGGCCACAAGCCTTTCCAGTGCGCCCAGTGCGGCAAAGGGTTCGGGGAGAGCTCCACCCTGATCCGccaccagcgcacccacaccgGCGAGCGGCCCTACCGCTGCCCGGCCTGTGGCAAGGccttcagccagagctccaacCTCCTCAagcaccagcgcacccacaccgGCGAGCGGCCCTACCGCTGCGAGCAGTGCGGCAAGGCCTTCGGCAAGAGCTCCGCCGCCATCCtgcaccagcgcacccacaccggcgagcggccctacccctgcccccagtgcggCAAGCGCTTCAGCCAGCGCCCCCACCTGGCCGCCCACTGCCGCGTCCACACCGGCGAGAAGCCCTTCGCCTGCCCCCAGTGCGGCCGCATCTTCAGCCAGAGCGCCACCCTGAGCCGGCACCGCCGCACGCACcggcaggagggggagcaggcaggggaggtGCCCCGGCCGGGAGGAGACAGGGGGGCGGAGAAGGAGGCGCCGTGCGAGAGCAGTGCGCGGCGGGGGGAGCGCGTGGCCGAGGAGCACCAATAC GGCTACTCTGGCCTGTGA
- the LOC144277665 gene encoding uncharacterized protein LOC144277665, with product MRTSHKDFPVPEPHVISWMEQEGEPRVRDSQDLGEAELLGGTCAAAGGSVSENEGETPQEGGTEPPGPISESLREAVSQSPDPEKSQSRPERQRRKTPGKRLVKSPTQCEKGFRKLKDILVLQRSHSRLRPTICSECGKGFSRSSDLIRHQITHTGEKPYTCADCGKGFSQNSNLVTHQRIHTGEKPYQCRDCEKRFSESSALIQHQRTHTGEKPYKCGECGKRFSVSSNLIRHRRTHTDEKPYICIECGESFRHKSQLRRHQKLHVGQRPFICNECGKSFSHWSKLLRHQRTHTGERPSTCSECGKSFSQNSHLVQHRRTHTGEKPYRCGDCGKSFSWSSNLIQHQRIHTGEKPYQCGECGKSFTQSKNLIKHQRTHSGARPHRCTECGRGFTQSTNLLKHQRLHAARQSQPCPECGQAFRESAELERHRAEAHGHEPFICVECGESFAKSATLNRHKRVHKPLFVR from the exons ATGAGAACCAGTCACAag GATTTCCCGGTTCCCGAGCCTCACGTGATATCCTGGATGGAACAAGAGGGAGAGCCACGTGTCCGGGATTCCCAGGACTTGGGGGAAGCGGAGCTCCTAGGAGGCACCTGTGCAG CCGCCGGTGGAAGTGTGAGTGAGAACGAGGGAGAGACACCCCAAGAGGGAGGCACTGAGCCGCCGGGGCCCATCTCTGAAAGCCTCAGGGAGGCTGTCTCGCAGAGCCCCGATCCAGAGAAGAGTCAGAGCCGGCCAGAAAGGCAGCGGAGAAAGACCCCGGGCAAGAGGCTGGTTAAATCCCCCACCCAGTGCGAGAAAGGCTTCCGGAAACTCAAGGACATCCTGGTGCTGCAGCGATCCCACTCCCGGCTGAGACCCACCATCTGCAGCGAGTGCGGCAAAGGCTTCAGCCGGAGCTCCGACCTCATCCGGCATCAGATCACCCACACTGGCGAAAAACCATACACCTGTGCCGACTGCGGCAAAGGCTTCAGCCAGAACTCCAACCTGGTGACccaccagcgcatccacaccggCGAGAAGCCCTACCAGTGCAGGGACTGCGAGAAACGCTTCAGCGAGAGCTCCGCCCTCATCCagcaccagcgcacccacaccgGCGAGAAGCCCTACAAGTGTGGGGAGTGCGGGAAGCGCTTCAGCGTCAGCTCCAACCTCATCCGCCACCGCCGGACCCACACCGACGAGAAGCCCTACATATGCATCGAATGCGGCGAGAGCTTCCGCCACAAGTCGCAACTGAGACGGCACCAGAAGCTGCATGTGG GGCAACGGCCCTTCATCTGTAACGAGTGCGGCAAGAGCTTCAGCCACTGGTCGAAGCTGCTGCGGCACCAGCGGACTCACACCGGCGAGCGGCCCAGCACCTGCAGCGAGTGCGGCAAAAGCTTCAGCCAGAACTCGCACCTGGTGCAGCACCGGCGCACCCACACCGGCGAGAAGCCCTACCGCTGCGGCGACTGCGGCAAGAGCTTCAGCTGGAGCTCCAACCTCATCCagcaccagcgcatccacaccggCGAGAAGCCCTACCAATGCGGGGAGTGCGGCAAGAGCTTCACCCAGAGCAAGAACCTCATCAAGCACCAGCGCACCCACTCGGGCGCCCGTCCCCACCGCTGCACCGAGTGTGGCCGCGGCTTCACCCAGAGCACCAACCTCCTCAAGCACCAGCGGCTCCACGCCGCCcgccagagccagccctgccccgagTGCGGCCAGGCCTTCCGCGAGAGCGCGGAGCTGGAGCGCCACCGGGCTGAAGCCCACGGGCACGAGCCCTTCATCTGCGTGGAGTGCGGGGAGAGTTTTGCCAAGAGCGCCACGCTCAACCGGCACAAGAGGGTCCACAAGCCCCTTTTCGTCCGCTGA